The Malus domestica chromosome 13, GDT2T_hap1 genome includes a window with the following:
- the LOC139190627 gene encoding uncharacterized protein, with amino-acid sequence MVDVKRLQEKQKNKYNNRKRERDPEDEAATAAKREGKEEKKEVIVLKDPLKVFGRDIMSMILDNLDARSGVLSLLVSHAWHGVASSDRLWSSKCDELWLGKAHMPRLLQIQGLSKLAAYSLSYVDGKRACIMKDDLCDHVWDFHFNKVRSQYILLERDIFKLVCTILD; translated from the exons ATGGTCGATGTGAAAAGGTtgcaagaaaagcaaaaaaacaaGTACAACaatagaaagagagaaagagacccAGAAGATGAAGCAGCAACGGCAGctaaaagagaaggaaaggaagaaaagaaagaggtaATTGTACTGAAGGACCcactgaaggtgtttggcaggGACATCATGTCCATGATTCTGGACAACCTCGACGCGCGCAGTGGCGTGCTCTCTCTCCTCGTCTCGCATGCATGGCACGGCGTCGCTTCCAGTGACCGCCTTTGGAGTTCCAAG TGTGATGAATTGTGGCTAGGAAAAGCACACATGCCTAGGTTGTTGCAAATTCAGGGCTTGTCAAAGTTGGCCGcttattcattatcttatgtGGATGGCAAGCGT GCATGCATAATGAAGGATGATTTGTGTGACCATGTTTGGGATTTCCATTTTAACAAG GTTCGTTCACAATACATTTTACTAGAGAGGGACATATTTaagcttgtttgtaccatacttgactaa